A part of Terriglobus roseus genomic DNA contains:
- a CDS encoding tyrosine-protein phosphatase, which translates to MQFRNLYALLLASAVTSAAHADVINLKCVQTGADEYKLSYTLTGNTKSVAILAGTEANKVPASAPLRSTSENTITLHAGKPHERMYFYLKANTGEVREVSIRHLPLDGTPNFRDIGGYKTTDGRTVRWGLLYRSGVLTYLTPEDYKYLSALDIRVVCDFRTKEEAQAAAETWIPGSSVEQISLPIGARPQEPGKEPSVRQAFDPNATPEQLRKAMTSTYGNFAFHSAEQYATVFQQLKNDHLPLLYHCTGGKDRTGVFSAFVLLMLGVPEETVLADYALTNEYVGKNSADMKKMMAASGPSTQNSMKNLTPEQQKVMIAADPEYLKSTLRQIDEKYGSFDNYRRTALHVSDVDVAQLRERLTEQ; encoded by the coding sequence ATGCAATTTCGTAATCTTTATGCGCTACTTCTTGCTTCCGCCGTCACCAGCGCTGCACACGCCGATGTCATCAATCTGAAGTGCGTTCAAACAGGCGCGGACGAATATAAGTTGTCCTACACTCTCACAGGCAACACAAAGTCCGTTGCGATTCTCGCAGGCACTGAGGCAAACAAAGTGCCCGCATCCGCTCCGTTGCGCAGCACATCAGAAAACACAATTACGCTGCACGCAGGCAAACCGCACGAGCGCATGTATTTCTACCTGAAGGCAAACACCGGCGAAGTGAGAGAAGTCTCCATTCGCCACCTTCCGTTGGATGGTACGCCGAACTTCCGCGATATTGGGGGCTACAAGACGACGGACGGCCGGACAGTGCGTTGGGGCTTGCTCTATCGTTCAGGTGTACTGACGTATCTCACGCCGGAAGACTACAAGTATCTTTCCGCTCTCGACATCCGTGTTGTGTGCGACTTCCGCACGAAGGAAGAAGCGCAGGCCGCAGCAGAAACATGGATTCCAGGAAGCTCAGTAGAGCAGATCAGCCTTCCCATTGGAGCCAGGCCGCAAGAACCCGGTAAAGAACCCTCTGTACGCCAGGCATTCGATCCGAATGCCACACCGGAACAGTTGCGCAAGGCAATGACTTCCACTTACGGCAACTTCGCATTCCACTCTGCAGAACAGTACGCGACAGTCTTTCAGCAATTGAAAAACGATCACCTGCCGCTGCTGTATCACTGCACGGGCGGTAAAGACCGCACCGGCGTCTTCAGCGCATTCGTGCTTCTGATGCTGGGAGTACCGGAAGAGACAGTGTTGGCAGACTACGCTCTTACCAACGAATACGTGGGCAAGAACAGTGCGGACATGAAGAAGATGATGGCAGCGAGCGGACCAAGCACTCAGAACTCCATGAAGAACCTGACGCCTGAGCAGCAAAAAGTCATGATCGCCGCCGATCCGGAGTATCTAAAGTCAACTCTTCGTCAGATCGATGAAAAGTACGGCAGCTTCGACAACTACCGCCGCACAGCTCTGCACGTCTCAGATGTTGACGTCGCGCAGTTGCGGGAGCGTCTAACCGAACAATAG
- a CDS encoding carboxypeptidase regulatory-like domain-containing protein gives MIFQRNSLLLRGPVLSAAFLAFVPGAVAQSIAISGHVTDASGAPIRDANVDVTSAATNAVVSVHTNGEGYFLLPPLNAGKYTLRATAPTFAPYTVSDLTLEVGSSRSVDISLKAASEAQSVEVTATAPELVTDHPDRGNVIESQFVQNTPLNVRNPLQLVNFAQGVTAYNSQSGNNEQSQAYTNTFRINGAKLATTESLLDGAANTTTYDYNAAAAVPQVDSIQEFKVLTTAYAPEWGRTSGGIVTFATRSGSNQFHGSVFEYLRNSLLDANGYNANAAGTAKPHFQRNQFGYALGGPIILPHLYNGRERTFFFSTFEGLRQSQAGSYLGTVPTALERKGDFSQTTDSNGTLITMYDPRTTRLDPTAPAGTTRYIRTPFAGNVIPQNYLNATGLAILGNYPLPNRAGQGYSSTNNFFSNATTSSNQNNVNLRVDHRISDRHSIYGRFNWFQRNNNYPDPFGNHFSPEPGNQRLPGYNMMLDHMFILNSRLVFEHHILYAHQESNRVPASLGFDPGTLGFNSNVTAGLTSTTFPTVTATRISSMGATGGLEKDYGTTWQYAASLTQLLGRHSLKYGFDFRHFSVGLNIAQLVTVTAAGNYTGGPNPQAAVGTSGSGAADLLLGAATVSSGYAPSFVASHPYFAGFAQDEFHITPALTLTYGLRYNLELPDLEAKNQYVYLDLTSASPLNNQVSSLGTLTGGPGFTGTNGNGRRLQNTQHFNFDPRVGFAYRAGERTVVRGGFGIFHAPPVDLANSSIGYAAVTTSNPTLADGVTPQFNLTNPFPNGLTQPSGNSLGLNTNLGQNITGSERQQHISYYEQWSLDVQRQLPGNLVLTAGYAANNGLHLYQPVNFNQLSDSNLSLGSNLLATVANPFYGVITDKTSILSQATVQRGQLLRPHPQFLNMTATTGVGASNYNAFQVSLERRFSQGFSLLAAYTFSKMFDNVGDYFTTAQFQDNNCPSCDRSISSQDLTHVLRISGQYELPMGHGKPFLSHGVMSQVLGGFTVGSFYTFDSGLPVTVSSPNFCNCFGGGTSMRPTVTGISTAVPGGRKMTNGSLYFNPTAFTTTAPYTFGNAPRYLAGVRAPGTNNFDMLASRRFQLHDAMALDFKVEFFNAFNRVQFAGPNTSIASTSFGQIFLTQSNLPREIQASLRFNF, from the coding sequence ATGATCTTCCAGCGAAATTCCCTGCTCCTTCGCGGTCCTGTCCTCAGTGCAGCGTTTCTGGCATTCGTCCCGGGAGCCGTGGCGCAGAGCATCGCGATCAGCGGCCACGTCACAGATGCCTCCGGTGCGCCAATCCGCGACGCCAATGTAGACGTCACCAGCGCCGCAACAAATGCCGTCGTCAGCGTTCATACCAACGGTGAGGGCTACTTCCTGTTGCCGCCGCTGAACGCCGGTAAGTACACCCTGCGTGCAACGGCGCCAACCTTCGCACCCTACACCGTCAGTGATCTAACGCTCGAAGTGGGATCTTCACGCAGCGTTGACATTTCTCTCAAGGCTGCCAGCGAAGCACAATCTGTGGAAGTCACCGCGACGGCCCCTGAACTGGTTACGGATCACCCAGATCGCGGCAACGTGATCGAAAGCCAGTTCGTGCAGAACACGCCGCTCAACGTACGTAATCCATTGCAGCTGGTGAATTTCGCGCAGGGCGTCACGGCTTACAATTCACAGTCCGGTAACAACGAACAGAGCCAGGCATACACGAACACCTTCCGCATCAACGGTGCGAAGTTAGCCACGACGGAAAGCCTGCTCGACGGCGCGGCCAACACCACCACCTACGATTACAACGCTGCAGCGGCCGTTCCGCAGGTAGATTCCATCCAGGAATTCAAGGTGCTGACAACCGCCTACGCTCCGGAATGGGGTCGCACCAGCGGCGGAATCGTCACATTCGCCACGCGTTCCGGTTCCAACCAATTCCATGGCAGCGTATTCGAATACCTCCGCAATAGCTTGCTCGACGCAAACGGCTACAACGCAAACGCAGCGGGTACCGCAAAGCCACATTTCCAACGCAATCAGTTCGGCTACGCGCTGGGCGGTCCCATCATCCTGCCCCACCTGTACAACGGACGCGAGCGTACCTTCTTCTTCTCCACCTTTGAAGGCCTTCGTCAGAGCCAGGCTGGATCGTACCTCGGCACCGTTCCCACAGCATTGGAAAGAAAAGGCGACTTCTCCCAGACGACGGACTCAAACGGAACGCTGATCACGATGTATGACCCGCGGACCACGCGCCTTGATCCGACTGCGCCAGCAGGCACCACGCGCTACATCCGTACTCCGTTCGCTGGGAACGTCATCCCGCAGAACTACCTGAACGCAACCGGTCTCGCCATCCTGGGAAATTATCCGCTGCCCAACCGCGCCGGTCAGGGTTACAGCAGCACCAACAACTTCTTCTCCAATGCGACGACCTCTAGCAATCAAAACAACGTCAATCTGCGAGTCGATCACCGCATCTCGGATCGTCACAGCATCTATGGCCGCTTCAACTGGTTCCAGCGCAACAACAACTATCCCGATCCCTTTGGAAACCATTTCAGCCCTGAGCCGGGAAACCAACGCCTGCCTGGCTACAACATGATGCTGGATCACATGTTCATTCTGAATTCGCGACTGGTGTTTGAACACCACATCCTCTACGCGCATCAGGAATCGAATCGCGTGCCTGCTTCACTCGGATTTGATCCGGGCACCCTCGGCTTCAACAGCAACGTGACTGCTGGACTAACCTCCACAACCTTTCCAACAGTCACCGCAACGCGCATCAGCTCCATGGGTGCCACCGGCGGTCTGGAAAAGGACTACGGCACCACATGGCAATATGCAGCATCGCTCACGCAGCTGTTGGGCCGTCACTCACTCAAGTACGGCTTTGACTTCCGCCACTTCTCCGTTGGCCTGAACATCGCACAGCTTGTCACAGTAACGGCCGCAGGCAATTACACGGGTGGACCGAATCCGCAGGCAGCAGTGGGAACCTCAGGTAGCGGCGCTGCAGATCTTCTGCTCGGAGCGGCTACAGTCAGCAGCGGCTATGCTCCTTCCTTCGTTGCCAGCCATCCATACTTCGCAGGATTCGCGCAAGATGAATTCCACATCACTCCCGCGCTCACGCTGACCTACGGTCTGCGTTACAACCTTGAGCTACCGGATCTCGAAGCAAAGAACCAGTACGTCTATCTCGATCTGACCAGCGCATCACCACTGAACAATCAGGTGAGCTCTCTGGGCACGCTGACCGGCGGTCCGGGATTCACTGGCACAAATGGAAACGGTCGCCGCCTGCAAAACACACAGCACTTTAACTTCGATCCGCGCGTTGGCTTTGCCTATCGTGCAGGCGAACGGACAGTGGTACGTGGCGGCTTCGGTATCTTCCATGCACCTCCAGTGGATCTGGCGAACTCCAGCATTGGCTACGCCGCTGTAACGACGTCGAATCCAACACTTGCTGATGGCGTAACGCCGCAATTCAACCTGACCAATCCCTTCCCGAATGGCCTCACGCAGCCCAGTGGCAACTCGCTGGGACTGAACACTAACCTGGGCCAAAACATCACCGGCTCAGAACGTCAGCAGCACATCAGCTACTACGAACAGTGGTCGCTGGACGTACAGCGTCAGTTGCCAGGCAACCTTGTCCTCACAGCTGGCTATGCCGCCAACAACGGTCTGCACCTCTACCAGCCGGTGAACTTCAACCAACTCTCCGATAGCAATCTGTCGCTTGGTTCAAATCTGCTGGCCACGGTTGCGAATCCCTTCTACGGCGTTATCACGGATAAGACCTCCATCCTCAGCCAGGCAACGGTGCAGCGTGGACAGTTGCTTCGTCCGCATCCGCAATTCTTGAACATGACAGCCACCACTGGCGTGGGCGCCTCCAACTACAACGCATTCCAGGTTTCGCTGGAGCGCCGCTTCTCACAGGGCTTCTCGCTGCTGGCTGCATACACCTTCAGCAAGATGTTCGACAACGTGGGAGATTACTTCACAACGGCACAGTTCCAGGACAACAACTGCCCCTCGTGCGACCGCTCGATCTCGTCGCAGGACCTCACCCATGTACTGCGCATCAGCGGCCAGTATGAATTGCCGATGGGACACGGAAAGCCTTTCCTGTCGCACGGTGTCATGAGCCAGGTGCTGGGCGGCTTCACGGTCGGTAGCTTCTACACCTTCGATAGCGGCCTGCCAGTGACGGTGTCGTCGCCAAACTTCTGCAACTGCTTTGGTGGCGGTACATCGATGCGTCCGACAGTAACTGGTATCTCCACCGCAGTACCGGGTGGACGAAAGATGACTAACGGCAGCCTGTACTTCAATCCGACAGCATTCACCACAACCGCTCCGTACACCTTCGGCAACGCGCCACGTTATCTCGCAGGTGTACGCGCGCCGGGAACGAACAACTTCGACATGCTCGCGTCGCGCCGCTTCCAGTTACACGATGCCATGGCGCTCGACTTCAAGGTTGAGTTCTTCAACGCCTTCAACCGTGTTCAGTTTGCCGGACCGAACACCAGCATCGCGTCCACAAGCTTTGGCCAGATCTTCCTCACACAGTCGAATCTGCCTCGCGAAATCCAGGCAAGCCTCCGCTTCAACTTCTAG